One Glycine max cultivar Williams 82 chromosome 6, Glycine_max_v4.0, whole genome shotgun sequence DNA segment encodes these proteins:
- the LOC100782455 gene encoding uncharacterized protein isoform X1, whose amino-acid sequence MASAEGKAPYTANCFTQDFRIPLSSLDHPSSVSKKLVSDWVPNNSINDQILSNSVFVPHNLNSDKLPEMKWWLHVKSDLGDEANYTCQQLNSYESELGSFYAEFLNGSAKSGGDQLVKDFDFLSNIESANLYVEQPWHVVSPTCMKNNTRMPKIEASLNNTDLHFTPKKKDQEEFYFSDSHFMDCDISNFLVSEQGKMTSSDLESHLMGAEKTGPWWRTAGKDELASLVARKSLEHIGNCDLPHPQTKHVSPRPPYPKGVDHHDKTPPSLNRKTETGSSYADGYTTGISTSDCSFQDSSKHSSSSHSKDSSSSTEGCQINSENGSMSELLKALCHSQTRAREAEKAAQRAYSEKEHILSLFFRQASQLFAYKQWLHMLQLENLCLQLRNKNQSFLNLFPASLPWDPCRGMLLKKSNSKARKRRNSNKRCVIAKCVVAAVGLGLAGAGLLLGWTMGWMFPSL is encoded by the exons tcaaaaaaattagtatCTGATTGGGTTCCTAATAATTCTATTAATGATCAAATTCTTTCTAATTCAGTTTTTGTACCCCATAATCTGAATTCTGATAAGCTACCAGAAATGAAATGGTGGCTACATGTGAAAAGTGACTTGGGGGATGAAGCAAATTATACATGTCAACAGCTGAATTCCTACGAGTCTGAACTTGGTTCCTTCTATGCTGAATTTCTTAATGGCAGTGCCAAGAGTGGGGGAGATCAATTGGTCAAAGACTTTGATTTTCTTTCTAATATTGAAAGTGCTAATTTATATGTAGAGCAGCCGTGGCATGTTGTCTCTCCTACATGTATGAAAAACAATACAAGAATGCCAAAAATTGAGGCTTCACTGAATAATACTGATTTACATTTTACTCCTAAGAAGAAAGATCAGGAGGAATTCTATTTTTCAGATAGTCATTTTATGGATTGTGATATTTCCAATTTCTTGGTCTCTGAACAAGGTAAAATGACATCATCTGATCTAGAATCACATTTGATGGGAGCAGAGAAAACTGGGCCTTGGTGGCGCACTGCGGGAAAAGATGAGTTGGCTTCCTTAGTTGCTCGGAAGTCACTTGAGCATATTGGGAATTGTGATCTCCCTCATCCCCAGACTAAGCATGTTAGTCCGAGACCCCCCTACCCGAAGGGTGTTGACCATCATGATAAGACTCCACCATCTTTGAACCGTAAAACTGAGACTGGTTCTTCCTATGCAGATGGTTATACAACTGGGATATCCACTTCTGACTGTTCATTTCAGGATTCAAGCAAGCATTCCAG TTCCAGCCACAGCAAAGACTCTAGCTCAAGCACCGAAGGTTGCCAAATAAATTCCGAGAATGGTAGCATGTCTGAGTTGTTGAAAGCTTTGTGTCACTCTCAAACAAGAGCAAGAGAGGCTGAGAAAGCAGCGCAGCGAGCTTACAGCGAGAAGGAGCACATCCTGAGTCTCTTTTTTCGACAGGCTTCACAACTCTTTGCTTACAAGCAGTGGCTCCACATGCTGCAGCTTGAGAACCTGTGTCTGCAACTCAGAAACAAAAACCAGTCATTTCTAAATCTCTTTCCAGCATCCTTACCCTGGGACCCATGCAGGGGAATGCTGCTTAAGAAAAGTAATAGCAAAGCTAGGAAGAGGAGGAATAGTAACAAAAGATGTGTGATTGCAAAGTGCGTTGTTGCTGCCGTGGGATTAGGCCTCGCCGGTGCCGGTTTGCTTCTTGGTTGGACAATGGGATGGATGTTTCCTTCCTTATAA
- the LOC100782455 gene encoding uncharacterized protein isoform X2 — protein MASAEGKAPYTANCFTQDFRIPLSSLDHPSSVSKKLVSDWVPNNSINDQILSNSVFVPHNLNSDKLPEMKWWLHVKSDLGDEANYTCQQLNSYESELGSFYAEFLNGSAKSGGDQLVKDFDFLSNIESANLYVEQPWHVVSPTCMKNNTRMPKIEASLNNTDLHFTPKKKDQEEFYFSDSHFMDCDISNFLVSEQGKMTSSDLESHLMGAEKTGPWWRTAGKDELASLVARKSLEHIGNCDLPHPQTKHVSPRPPYPKGVDHHDKTPPSLNRKTETGSSYADGYTTGISTSDCSFQDSSKHSSHSKDSSSSTEGCQINSENGSMSELLKALCHSQTRAREAEKAAQRAYSEKEHILSLFFRQASQLFAYKQWLHMLQLENLCLQLRNKNQSFLNLFPASLPWDPCRGMLLKKSNSKARKRRNSNKRCVIAKCVVAAVGLGLAGAGLLLGWTMGWMFPSL, from the exons tcaaaaaaattagtatCTGATTGGGTTCCTAATAATTCTATTAATGATCAAATTCTTTCTAATTCAGTTTTTGTACCCCATAATCTGAATTCTGATAAGCTACCAGAAATGAAATGGTGGCTACATGTGAAAAGTGACTTGGGGGATGAAGCAAATTATACATGTCAACAGCTGAATTCCTACGAGTCTGAACTTGGTTCCTTCTATGCTGAATTTCTTAATGGCAGTGCCAAGAGTGGGGGAGATCAATTGGTCAAAGACTTTGATTTTCTTTCTAATATTGAAAGTGCTAATTTATATGTAGAGCAGCCGTGGCATGTTGTCTCTCCTACATGTATGAAAAACAATACAAGAATGCCAAAAATTGAGGCTTCACTGAATAATACTGATTTACATTTTACTCCTAAGAAGAAAGATCAGGAGGAATTCTATTTTTCAGATAGTCATTTTATGGATTGTGATATTTCCAATTTCTTGGTCTCTGAACAAGGTAAAATGACATCATCTGATCTAGAATCACATTTGATGGGAGCAGAGAAAACTGGGCCTTGGTGGCGCACTGCGGGAAAAGATGAGTTGGCTTCCTTAGTTGCTCGGAAGTCACTTGAGCATATTGGGAATTGTGATCTCCCTCATCCCCAGACTAAGCATGTTAGTCCGAGACCCCCCTACCCGAAGGGTGTTGACCATCATGATAAGACTCCACCATCTTTGAACCGTAAAACTGAGACTGGTTCTTCCTATGCAGATGGTTATACAACTGGGATATCCACTTCTGACTGTTCATTTCAGGATTCAAGCAAGCATTCCAG CCACAGCAAAGACTCTAGCTCAAGCACCGAAGGTTGCCAAATAAATTCCGAGAATGGTAGCATGTCTGAGTTGTTGAAAGCTTTGTGTCACTCTCAAACAAGAGCAAGAGAGGCTGAGAAAGCAGCGCAGCGAGCTTACAGCGAGAAGGAGCACATCCTGAGTCTCTTTTTTCGACAGGCTTCACAACTCTTTGCTTACAAGCAGTGGCTCCACATGCTGCAGCTTGAGAACCTGTGTCTGCAACTCAGAAACAAAAACCAGTCATTTCTAAATCTCTTTCCAGCATCCTTACCCTGGGACCCATGCAGGGGAATGCTGCTTAAGAAAAGTAATAGCAAAGCTAGGAAGAGGAGGAATAGTAACAAAAGATGTGTGATTGCAAAGTGCGTTGTTGCTGCCGTGGGATTAGGCCTCGCCGGTGCCGGTTTGCTTCTTGGTTGGACAATGGGATGGATGTTTCCTTCCTTATAA